The following coding sequences lie in one Megalodesulfovibrio gigas DSM 1382 = ATCC 19364 genomic window:
- a CDS encoding P-II family nitrogen regulator — protein MKLVIAYVRPESLTAVKQALFSKNIYSMSVTNILGAGRQRGFTEMYRGVQIEVNLLKKVRIELGVADEKVDAVIEAITLAARTGKEGDGIIFVQDLGRAIRVRTGEEGL, from the coding sequence ATGAAACTCGTCATCGCATACGTTCGGCCCGAGAGCCTCACTGCCGTCAAGCAGGCGCTCTTTTCCAAGAACATCTACTCCATGTCCGTCACCAACATCCTTGGTGCGGGTCGGCAGAGGGGCTTCACCGAAATGTACCGCGGCGTGCAGATCGAAGTGAACCTGCTCAAAAAGGTGCGCATCGAACTCGGCGTGGCCGATGAGAAGGTGGATGCAGTCATCGAGGCCATCACCTTGGCGGCACGCACGGGCAAGGAAGGCGACGGCATCATCTTCGTCCAGGATCTCGGCCGCGCCATCCGCGTCCGCACTGGCGAAGAAGGGTTGTAG
- a CDS encoding bifunctional adenosylcobinamide kinase/adenosylcobinamide-phosphate guanylyltransferase has product MMHRLVLGGEKSGKSAWAMARFLDDSGPHRLLVTGKARDLAFRQQIERHRQERAPSLFVEEVAAAPQALPLALERAAEAGMAAVLVDSVDFWLFAAAQSQDTPDPDRIADRIATAILRLADTLDTLQDYLAVTLVSCETGLGPIAADAVTRRFVRSLGACNQALARCCEEVVLVAAGLPLFLKQR; this is encoded by the coding sequence ATGATGCACAGGTTGGTGTTGGGCGGAGAAAAAAGCGGCAAGTCGGCCTGGGCCATGGCCCGGTTTCTGGATGATTCCGGACCGCATCGGCTGCTTGTCACCGGCAAGGCCCGGGACCTGGCCTTCCGCCAGCAGATTGAGCGGCACCGCCAGGAGCGCGCGCCGTCGCTCTTTGTGGAGGAAGTGGCCGCCGCGCCCCAGGCCCTGCCCCTGGCCCTGGAACGCGCCGCCGAGGCCGGCATGGCCGCCGTGCTGGTGGACAGCGTGGATTTCTGGCTCTTCGCCGCGGCTCAGTCCCAGGACACCCCGGATCCGGACAGAATCGCAGACAGAATCGCAACCGCGATCCTGCGATTGGCCGATACCCTGGACACGCTGCAGGACTACCTGGCCGTGACCCTGGTTTCCTGCGAAACAGGCCTTGGCCCCATCGCCGCGGACGCCGTCACCCGGCGGTTCGTGCGCAGCCTGGGCGCCTGCAATCAGGCCCTGGCCCGATGCTGCGAGGAAGTGGTGCTGGTGGCGGCCGGATTGCCGTTGTTCCTCAAACAACGCTGA
- a CDS encoding DHH family phosphoesterase — MGYFRTLTAQCAQLEKLFQREDRWLILINADPDALASALALQRIMQRKVKAVGIMHVNEVRRPDNLSMIRYLRIPTEFYDPEKAREYNKFALVDSQPHHHPLFEGVRFSIVIDHHPLVPEKPVRADFVEIKTEYGANATILVEYLHALRIKPGKRLATALQYAIKADTNSFGRAFADVDVRAFRMLTPLADQGLLRKVARSEFRLDWLHYFSRAIEQIRFDKNGLHVFMGPVENPDVLVILADFFMGVQEISWTTVAGLFDQRIVCIFRGDGQSRGVRNLGQLAADTFGDVGSAGGHATMARAEIPLAAIGDEDPEHFVWSRLCRKRSHGQRTTAPAVTG, encoded by the coding sequence ATGGGCTACTTCCGCACCTTGACCGCCCAATGTGCCCAGCTGGAAAAACTCTTCCAGCGCGAGGACCGCTGGCTGATCCTCATCAATGCCGACCCCGACGCCCTGGCCTCGGCCCTGGCCCTGCAGCGCATCATGCAGCGCAAGGTCAAGGCCGTGGGCATCATGCATGTGAATGAGGTCCGCCGGCCGGACAACCTGTCCATGATCCGCTATCTGCGCATCCCCACCGAGTTTTACGACCCCGAAAAGGCCAGGGAGTACAACAAATTCGCCCTGGTGGACTCCCAGCCTCACCACCACCCCCTCTTCGAGGGCGTGCGCTTTTCCATCGTCATCGATCATCACCCCCTGGTGCCGGAAAAGCCCGTGCGCGCGGATTTTGTGGAAATAAAGACCGAGTACGGCGCCAACGCCACCATCCTCGTGGAATACCTGCACGCCCTGCGCATCAAGCCTGGCAAGCGGCTGGCCACAGCCTTGCAATACGCCATCAAGGCCGACACCAACAGCTTCGGCCGGGCCTTCGCAGACGTGGACGTGCGCGCCTTCCGCATGCTCACCCCCCTGGCGGACCAGGGCCTGCTGCGCAAGGTGGCCCGCAGCGAATTCCGCCTGGACTGGCTGCACTACTTCTCCCGGGCCATTGAGCAGATCCGCTTCGACAAAAACGGCCTGCACGTGTTCATGGGCCCGGTGGAGAATCCCGACGTGCTGGTGATCCTGGCGGATTTCTTCATGGGTGTGCAGGAAATTTCCTGGACCACCGTGGCCGGGCTGTTCGATCAGCGCATCGTCTGCATCTTCCGGGGCGACGGGCAGAGCCGCGGCGTGCGCAACCTGGGCCAGCTGGCCGCCGACACCTTCGGCGATGTGGGCTCGGCCGGCGGGCACGCCACCATGGCCCGGGCTGAAATTCCATTGGCCGCCATCGGCGACGAGGATCCGGAGCACTTCGTCTGGAGCCGGCTGTGCCGCAAGCGCAGCCACGGTCAGCGCACCACTGCGCCGGCCGTGACTGGCTGA
- the cbiR gene encoding cobamide remodeling phosphodiesterase CbiR has product MMHAPEPIAAPASSVAVPSWVLPGDMLENCRFLARDDAPRAWGVTEVGLCLFESAACLEYPAAVWEELAALPLGYHLHLPLDLDHQPDPTGVCLQLMDRARPLRPWACVVHPFEEPARLRDLVAAWSAAGWPTAALLLENIPAVRLESVVSLAYELGMGLCLDLGHLLLTGEQPDAAALARCRMLHLSCPEQRGRGHRHLPLDRLDQLDRLDRLDQLDRLDRLGRLDPAGTRLARALLDGAPQARRMVEVFDWDGVVSSIRWLQAAEARKAG; this is encoded by the coding sequence ATGATGCACGCCCCCGAACCCATCGCCGCCCCGGCCAGTTCCGTTGCGGTCCCGTCGTGGGTCCTGCCCGGGGACATGCTGGAGAACTGCCGCTTCCTGGCCAGGGACGACGCCCCGCGCGCCTGGGGCGTGACCGAGGTCGGGCTGTGCCTGTTCGAGTCCGCCGCCTGCCTGGAGTATCCCGCCGCCGTCTGGGAGGAACTGGCCGCCCTGCCCCTCGGCTACCACCTGCATCTCCCCCTGGACCTGGATCACCAGCCCGATCCCACCGGCGTCTGCCTGCAGCTCATGGATCGCGCCCGCCCCCTGCGGCCCTGGGCCTGCGTGGTGCATCCCTTCGAGGAGCCGGCACGACTGCGCGACCTTGTCGCCGCCTGGAGCGCTGCCGGCTGGCCAACGGCGGCCCTGCTGCTGGAAAATATCCCCGCCGTGCGGCTTGAATCCGTCGTCTCCCTGGCGTACGAACTGGGCATGGGTCTGTGCCTGGACCTGGGGCATCTGCTGCTGACCGGCGAACAGCCGGACGCCGCGGCCCTGGCCCGGTGCCGGATGCTGCACCTGAGCTGCCCGGAACAACGGGGACGCGGGCACCGGCATCTGCCCCTGGATCGGCTGGATCAGCTGGATCGGCTGGATCGGCTGGATCAGCTGGATCGGCTGGATCGGCTGGGCCGGCTGGACCCGGCAGGAACCCGCCTGGCCAGGGCGCTGCTTGACGGCGCGCCGCAGGCACGGCGCATGGTGGAGGTGTTCGACTGGGACGGCGTGGTGTCGTCCATCCGCTGGCTGCAGGCAGCCGAAGCACGCAAGGCGGGATGA
- a CDS encoding UvrD-helicase domain-containing protein: MQTFIADLHIHSRFSRATSKALTPRLLAAWARAKGVDVLGTGDFTHPVWLDELEATLTPHQDSGLYRLKDDRGLARELPELDGAPLPGRTLFMLQAEISSIYKRGGKVRKVHNLVFVPDFETARALNRKLAAIGNLASDGRPILGLDSRNLLEIVLELHPQAFLVPAHIWTPWFSLFGSKSGFDSVEECFGDLAPHIFALETGLSSDPEMNWRISALDRYALISNSDAHSGEKLARECNLFQGEPDYAGIFQALQRESLSHTFLGTVEFFPEEGKYHLDGHRACGVKFDPTVQTFPEDRCPICGKPLTVGVLHRVMELADRQAPAQPAFQPGFTSLFPLSECIADVLGAGPSTKKVKQLYATTLQRLGPELHVLRDAPLEDVRRVNTVLAEALDRMRRGQVIRQAGYDGEFGVIRVFSEEERAARKQGGRLSPAPRRKRDASASRTDPVDPADPDPGEAAVIPPPASPAGLNPSQQAAVQAGPGPVLVVAGPGAGKTRTLLARCLALLEAGRPARHLLLVTFTRKAAAEIEERLLNTLGDSQALPRTDTLHALAYDAWSTSHAGNPPTIMDEPAARRLFRESAQAARPSLPAREADPLYNACQLARERLERLDQWEDILLQYDHRKKHLNLADYTDLLEFWLQSMEHGLWQRPWTHVLVDEVQDLTPLQLHCLARLMPAEGDGLFLIGDPDQSIYGFRGAAPEVQETLTHHWPLLQTLLLEENYRALPAILEVAMAVFPPEDFLMRPIIRPVRQGDACIRLFEAPTAAAEVQWMAQQMRQLLGATSHTLQDAAGGSLAGTGLAGSLAPGDMAVLVRLSTLAAPLRAALAEAGLPVDAAEAERFWEESRTACILRSVRAMLGLENEDIEGDDSTHTPSLIPETLLTRGPAALPKTLAATAPFDAAYWTSPQFRELAAVFAAQGSWQAVCNWLALQTEAEQVRARSEAVRIMTMHAAKGLEFRAVFLPALEDGLVPFAGPGLLSGALPPGNLRQARQGRQGPDLEEERRLFYVACTRARDALFLSRAGRRRLYGRELRLPPSRFLSAATSHPACRRSALLEKVRHKETTLSLLG; this comes from the coding sequence ATGCAGACGTTCATTGCCGACTTGCACATCCATTCCCGTTTTTCCAGGGCCACCAGCAAGGCCCTCACCCCCCGGCTGCTGGCCGCCTGGGCCCGGGCCAAAGGCGTGGACGTGCTGGGCACCGGGGACTTCACGCATCCCGTCTGGCTGGACGAGCTGGAAGCCACCCTCACCCCGCACCAGGACAGCGGCCTGTACCGCCTGAAGGATGATCGCGGACTGGCCCGGGAACTCCCCGAGCTGGACGGCGCGCCCCTGCCCGGCCGCACCCTGTTCATGCTGCAGGCGGAAATCAGCTCCATCTACAAACGCGGCGGCAAGGTGCGCAAGGTGCACAATCTGGTGTTCGTGCCGGACTTCGAGACCGCCCGCGCTCTGAACCGCAAGCTGGCCGCCATCGGCAATCTGGCCTCGGACGGCCGGCCCATCCTGGGGCTGGACTCGCGCAACCTGCTGGAAATCGTCCTGGAGCTGCACCCCCAGGCCTTTCTGGTGCCGGCGCATATCTGGACGCCGTGGTTCTCCCTCTTCGGATCCAAATCCGGCTTTGATTCGGTGGAGGAATGCTTCGGGGATCTCGCCCCCCACATCTTCGCCCTGGAAACGGGCCTGTCCTCTGATCCGGAAATGAACTGGCGCATCTCCGCCCTGGACCGCTACGCCCTCATCTCCAATTCGGACGCCCACTCCGGCGAAAAGCTGGCCCGGGAATGCAATCTCTTCCAGGGCGAGCCGGACTATGCCGGCATCTTCCAGGCCCTGCAGCGCGAATCCCTCTCCCACACCTTTCTGGGCACGGTGGAGTTCTTTCCCGAGGAAGGCAAGTACCACCTGGACGGGCACCGCGCCTGCGGCGTGAAGTTCGATCCCACGGTGCAGACCTTTCCCGAGGACCGCTGCCCCATCTGCGGCAAACCCCTCACCGTGGGCGTGCTGCACCGGGTGATGGAACTCGCCGACCGTCAGGCACCGGCGCAGCCGGCCTTCCAGCCGGGGTTCACCTCCCTGTTCCCGCTGTCGGAATGCATCGCCGACGTGCTGGGCGCCGGCCCCTCCACCAAAAAGGTCAAACAGCTCTACGCCACCACCCTGCAGCGGCTGGGACCGGAACTGCACGTGCTGCGCGACGCCCCCCTGGAAGACGTGCGCCGGGTCAACACCGTGTTGGCCGAGGCCCTGGACCGCATGCGGCGCGGGCAGGTCATCCGTCAGGCCGGCTATGACGGGGAATTCGGCGTCATCCGCGTGTTTTCCGAAGAAGAACGCGCCGCACGCAAGCAGGGCGGCCGGCTCTCGCCCGCTCCCCGGCGGAAGCGGGACGCCAGCGCCAGTCGTACCGATCCGGTAGACCCGGCCGACCCGGACCCCGGCGAAGCGGCAGTCATCCCGCCGCCTGCTTCCCCGGCCGGCCTCAATCCCTCCCAGCAGGCGGCCGTCCAGGCTGGTCCCGGTCCGGTGCTGGTGGTGGCCGGTCCTGGCGCGGGCAAGACCCGCACCCTGCTGGCCCGCTGTCTGGCCCTGCTGGAAGCCGGACGCCCCGCCCGGCATCTGCTGCTGGTGACGTTCACCCGCAAGGCGGCGGCAGAGATTGAAGAACGCCTCCTGAACACCCTGGGGGACAGCCAGGCCCTGCCCCGGACGGACACCCTCCATGCCCTGGCCTACGATGCCTGGAGCACAAGCCACGCCGGGAATCCGCCCACCATCATGGACGAACCCGCCGCCCGCCGCCTGTTCCGCGAATCCGCCCAGGCCGCGCGGCCCAGCCTGCCTGCCAGGGAAGCCGACCCCCTGTACAACGCCTGCCAGCTGGCCCGCGAACGCCTGGAACGCCTGGACCAGTGGGAAGACATCCTCCTGCAATACGACCATCGCAAGAAACACCTGAATCTGGCGGACTACACCGATCTGCTGGAATTCTGGCTGCAGTCCATGGAGCATGGCCTCTGGCAGCGGCCCTGGACCCACGTGTTGGTGGACGAGGTGCAGGATCTCACCCCCCTGCAACTCCACTGCCTGGCCCGGCTCATGCCCGCCGAGGGCGACGGGCTGTTTCTCATCGGCGATCCGGATCAAAGCATCTACGGCTTCCGCGGCGCAGCCCCCGAGGTGCAGGAAACCCTCACCCACCACTGGCCTTTGTTGCAGACCCTCTTGCTGGAAGAAAACTACCGCGCCCTGCCGGCCATCCTGGAGGTGGCCATGGCCGTGTTCCCGCCGGAAGACTTCCTCATGCGGCCGATCATCCGCCCGGTGCGGCAGGGCGATGCCTGCATCCGCCTGTTCGAAGCCCCCACCGCCGCGGCCGAAGTCCAGTGGATGGCCCAGCAGATGCGCCAGTTGCTGGGCGCCACCAGCCACACCTTGCAGGACGCTGCGGGCGGCTCCCTGGCCGGCACGGGTCTGGCCGGCAGTCTGGCCCCGGGCGACATGGCCGTGCTGGTGCGCCTCTCCACCCTGGCGGCCCCCCTGCGCGCTGCCCTGGCCGAGGCCGGCCTGCCCGTGGATGCGGCCGAGGCGGAACGATTCTGGGAGGAATCCCGCACGGCGTGCATCCTGCGGTCGGTGCGGGCCATGCTCGGCCTGGAAAATGAGGACATCGAGGGTGACGATTCGACACACACGCCCTCGCTGATCCCCGAAACACTTCTCACCCGCGGCCCGGCGGCCCTGCCCAAAACCTTGGCCGCCACAGCCCCCTTTGACGCCGCCTACTGGACCTCTCCGCAATTCCGGGAACTTGCGGCGGTGTTCGCAGCCCAGGGGTCCTGGCAGGCCGTCTGCAACTGGCTGGCCCTGCAGACCGAGGCCGAGCAGGTCCGCGCCCGCAGCGAGGCCGTCCGCATCATGACCATGCATGCTGCCAAGGGCCTGGAATTTCGCGCCGTGTTCCTGCCGGCCCTGGAAGACGGGCTCGTGCCCTTTGCCGGGCCCGGGCTGCTCTCGGGGGCGCTGCCGCCGGGCAATCTGCGACAGGCGCGACAGGGACGACAGGGGCCGGATCTGGAAGAAGAGCGTCGCCTGTTCTACGTCGCCTGCACCCGGGCCCGGGATGCGCTGTTCCTGTCCCGTGCCGGCCGACGTCGCCTGTATGGCCGGGAACTGCGGCTGCCGCCCTCGCGGTTCCTGAGTGCGGCCACCTCGCACCCGGCCTGCCGGCGTTCCGCGCTGCTGGAGAAGGTCCGGCACAAGGAAACGACGTTGTCGTTACTGGGATGA